A genomic window from Silene latifolia isolate original U9 population chromosome 11, ASM4854445v1, whole genome shotgun sequence includes:
- the LOC141612306 gene encoding mini-chromosome maintenance complex-binding protein, with protein sequence MVGPQYDCVANPLGAVRLTFDKALSDGLNPSSADDQDWGVVDLFRQFLFDNDGFTQVPILNATSVKYIQPNTLVRVRAMVQDMLGNEFYVGAYKDGSTWKTNKYSDVCQLQMDLSPDMRLWERRLLYCVPVPGMNSWAEPLEFLSNQHKNWTSQREKRQRDGDEAVDHMELGPNQDFQVSPCKRMREEGCPSSSETQLNSVNGDTAAAFSPRSDLDATSFPCLVKVYNSPESDIKLNEIFEFIGVLSFDSEPSVNQEEADQLSSSLYEDELAQLPSVKVPRIHCIAHRKLDVHDFVQGSPMSEPNPSLFKSIRDSLLTHLTTVLGNDGVAAQFLLLHLLSRVHGRIDAVAVGKLSLNLTGFSKEAASIFASPLTLTMKKLLPFTQHIPLTIEYLNTACLAPKKDYQANRLVPGVLQLAEGSHVIIDETQLQAGTLNSIGVENARSLKNLTELQKVEYDFQYYKMEMPADVQLLILSEGKSNLLPADLVLPFQPASTMSSETVDETVLQAWRWYLANLRLLDHTISPEMQLVVENDLVAAKQADRSLGASDMSRLLSMGRLMSLSYGDTSLSAEHWQMVKEMERLRKERVR encoded by the exons atgGTGGGACCACAGTACGATTGCGTCGCTAACCCACTCGGAGCCGTCCGATTGACTTTCGACAAAGCCCTATCCGACGGCCTCAATCCTTCCTCCGCCGACGATCAAGATTGGGGCGTCGTTGACCTTTTCCGCCAATTCCTTTTCGATAATGACGGTTTTACTCAG GTACCGATTCTTAATGCGACGAGTGTGAAGTATATTCAGCCTAATACATTGGTTAGGGTTCGAGCAATGGTACAGGATATGTTGGGGAATGAATTCTATGTTGGTGCTTACAAG GATGGATCAACTTGGAAAACAAACAAATATTCAGATGTTTGTCAGCTTCAAATGGATTTGTCGCCTGATATGCGCTTATGGGAGCGTCGCTTGCTTTATTGTGTCCCT GTGCCGGGGATGAATTCATGGGCAGAACCTTTGGAATTTCTGTCTAATCAACATAAGAATTGGACTTCACAGCGGGAAAAGCGTCAGAGAGACGGTGATGAAGCTGTTGACCATATGGAATTG GGCCCAAATCAAGACTTTCAAGTTTCTCCTTGTAAAAGGATG AGAGAAGAGGGGTGTCCTTCCTCATCTGAAACGCAGCTAAACTCAGTTAATGGAGATACCGCTGCTGCCTTTTCTCCGCGATCTGATCTTGATGCAACATCTTTTCCTTGTCTGGTTAAG GTGTATAACTCACCCGAGTCTGATATAAAACTGAATGAAATCTTTGAGTTTATTGGAGTCCTTAGTTTTGATTCAGAGCCAAGTGTAAACCAGGAAGAGGCTGATCAGCTGTCAAGCAGCCTTTATGAAGATGAATTGGCACAATTACCCTCAGTGAAG GTACCACGTATCCACTGTATTGCGCACAGGAAGCTTGATGTGCACGACTTTGTTCAGGGCTCACCCATGAGTGAA CCTAATCCTTCACTGTTCAAAAGCATAAGGGACAGCTTGCTTACTCACCTCACAACAGTTCTTGGAAATGATGGAGTAGCAGCTCAGTTTCTGTTGTTGCACTTGTTATCTCGG GTTCATGGTAGAATTGATGCTGTGGCTGTGGGAAAGCTTTCACTTAACCTGACTGGCTTTAGCAAGGAAGCTGCATCAATATTTGCGAGCCCTCTCACTCTCACAATGAAGAAACTACTCCCTTTCACACAGCACATACCTCTCACAATTGAGTATCTTAATACTGCTTGCCTTGCCCCCAAAAAGGATTATCAGGCAAACAG ATTGGTTCCTGGAGTTCTGCAGCTGGCTGAAGGTTCGCACGTGATCATAGACGAGACACAATTGCAGGCAGGAACCCTCAACTCTATAGGAGTTGAAAATGCAAGATCATTGAAGAACTTGACGGAATTGCAGAAG GTTGAATACGATTTTCAGTATTACAAAATGGAGATGCCAGCAGATGTTCAGTTGCTCATTCTATCAGAGGGAAAGTCCAATTTACTGCCAGCAGATTTAGTACTTCCTTTTCAGCCTGCATCAACAATGTCATCGGAAACTGTAGATGAAACAGTACTGCAGGCTTGGAGATGGTACTTGGCCAATCTTAGATTGCTGGATCACACAATTAGTCCAGAAATGCAGCTG GTTGTTGAAAATGATCTAGTTGCAGCAAAACAAGCAGATCGAAGCTTAGGGGCCTCTGATATGAGCAG ACTGCTGTCAATGGGTAGACTTATGTCATTGAGCTATGGCGACACGTCTCTATCAGCCGAACACTGGCAAATGGTGAAGGAAATGGAGAGGCTCAGAAAAGAGAGGGTCAGGTGA